One window of the Pseudarthrobacter sp. ATCC 49987 genome contains the following:
- the ectB gene encoding diaminobutyrate--2-oxoglutarate transaminase, with product MDIFEVLESEVRTYCRTWDTVFDRAAGSTLYSEDGRDYLDFFSGAGALNYGHNNPDLLRPLVEYLLSGAIVHSLDMKTAAKRRFLETFNELILKPRMYDYKVMFPGPTGTNSVEAALKLARKVTGRPHILSFTNAFHGMTLGSLAVTGNSMKRQGAGVPLTNTTSMPYDGFFDGQTPDFLWLRHALEDSGSGVDKPAAVIVETVQGEGGLRAARASWLRGLAELCKQHGILLIVDDVQAGCGRTGTFFSFEDAGITPDIVCLSKSISGFGLPLSLTLFKPEHDIWKPGEHNGTFRGHNPAFVTGTAALEHFWTDRSFESNVAGLASQLHEGLTQIAAGTEGARVRGRGLLAGIYYPDHQVAGRIAAESFARGLLVETSGPEGEVIKTMPALTIGADEMMKGLDILAEAAEFVTGGKVAAKSIA from the coding sequence ATGGATATTTTTGAAGTCCTTGAGTCAGAAGTCCGCACGTACTGCCGCACCTGGGATACGGTTTTCGACCGCGCGGCCGGCAGCACGCTGTACAGCGAGGACGGCAGGGACTATCTCGACTTTTTCTCCGGGGCTGGAGCGCTGAACTACGGGCACAACAATCCGGACCTTCTTCGCCCGCTGGTGGAATATCTGCTCTCCGGTGCGATCGTGCATTCCCTGGATATGAAAACGGCTGCTAAACGGCGCTTCCTGGAAACATTCAACGAGCTGATCCTGAAGCCCAGGATGTATGACTATAAGGTCATGTTTCCCGGTCCCACAGGAACAAACTCAGTGGAAGCGGCTTTGAAGCTGGCGCGGAAAGTCACCGGCCGGCCCCATATCCTGAGTTTTACGAATGCATTCCACGGAATGACTCTGGGTTCATTGGCAGTCACGGGCAATTCAATGAAGCGCCAGGGGGCCGGGGTTCCGCTGACGAATACGACCAGCATGCCCTACGACGGATTCTTTGACGGCCAGACGCCGGACTTTCTGTGGCTCCGCCATGCGCTGGAGGACAGCGGCTCCGGCGTCGATAAACCTGCCGCAGTCATAGTGGAAACGGTGCAGGGGGAGGGCGGACTCAGAGCGGCCCGCGCCTCCTGGCTCAGGGGCCTTGCGGAACTATGCAAGCAGCATGGGATCCTGCTCATCGTTGACGACGTTCAGGCCGGGTGCGGACGCACAGGCACGTTCTTCAGTTTTGAGGATGCCGGAATAACCCCCGATATCGTCTGCCTGTCGAAGTCCATTTCAGGCTTCGGGCTGCCCTTGTCGCTGACGCTTTTCAAACCGGAGCACGACATCTGGAAGCCCGGCGAGCACAACGGAACCTTCCGCGGACACAACCCGGCCTTTGTTACGGGAACGGCTGCCCTGGAACATTTCTGGACGGACCGAAGCTTTGAATCAAACGTCGCCGGGCTGGCATCGCAGTTGCATGAGGGGCTGACCCAGATCGCAGCGGGTACCGAAGGGGCGCGCGTCAGGGGACGGGGCCTACTCGCGGGCATCTACTACCCCGACCACCAAGTGGCTGGGCGGATTGCTGCCGAGTCGTTTGCCCGTGGCCTGCTGGTGGAAACCTCCGGGCCTGAGGGCGAGGTGATCAAGACGATGCCGGCGCTGACCATCGGCGCCGACGAGATGATGAAGGGACTCGACATTCTTGCCGAAGCCGCAGAGTTTGTGACCGGCGGGAAGGTGGCAGCAAAGTCCATTGCCTAG
- a CDS encoding aspartate kinase, protein MQKFGGSSLADPSGILRAAQRIAKTRENGYQVVAVVSAMGDTTDELYDLAADVSPRPRPSDLDALLSTGELVSSALLAIALADLGQAPVTFTGSMAGLITDDVHGKAQITDVRPDRIRTCLARGEVPIVAGFQGRTKKGKKITTLGRGGSDLTAVALAAALGAGICEIYTDVDGVYTADPRIVPRARKIGVLSSEVMLEFAASGCKVLHLRCVEYARRFGIPIHVRSSFVPELGTLILPGLDRHPFRKPVKEQPVVTGVGGVNSAAKVIVIGVPDTPDSMARLFQVLSHSGVNVQTIVQNAADSGSRRSDVALIVPATQAAPALAVLDAAQGTIGFQGLQHDGEVGRVSITGVGMRSSPDVFCTFLWTLSEAGIDLDLVEISETYVAAITRSERLEDAERAVRLAFGVARAAEETARSRSRPDKHLDVDGDVRWGHGLRGLTASPASRGR, encoded by the coding sequence GTGCAAAAATTCGGGGGCTCTTCTCTCGCGGACCCCTCGGGCATCCTCCGTGCCGCCCAACGGATAGCCAAGACGCGGGAAAACGGCTACCAGGTGGTCGCAGTTGTGTCTGCCATGGGCGACACGACCGATGAACTGTACGACCTCGCCGCCGATGTCTCCCCCCGGCCCCGTCCCAGCGACCTCGATGCCCTGCTGAGCACCGGAGAACTCGTGTCGTCGGCGCTGCTGGCGATCGCACTGGCCGATCTTGGCCAGGCGCCTGTGACCTTCACGGGCAGCATGGCCGGCCTCATCACCGACGACGTTCACGGCAAAGCACAAATCACTGACGTCAGACCAGACCGCATCCGCACCTGCCTGGCCCGCGGGGAAGTCCCTATTGTTGCTGGATTCCAGGGGCGGACGAAGAAGGGGAAGAAAATCACCACCCTCGGCCGGGGCGGCTCGGACCTCACCGCGGTGGCCCTCGCCGCGGCCCTGGGCGCCGGAATATGCGAGATCTACACGGATGTGGACGGCGTCTACACCGCGGACCCCCGAATTGTCCCGAGGGCACGCAAGATCGGTGTCCTCTCAAGCGAGGTGATGCTTGAGTTCGCGGCCTCCGGTTGCAAGGTGTTGCACCTGAGATGCGTTGAGTACGCCCGTCGATTCGGAATCCCGATCCATGTGAGGTCCTCGTTCGTGCCGGAGCTGGGAACGCTGATCCTGCCCGGACTCGACCGCCACCCCTTCCGCAAGCCTGTGAAGGAGCAGCCTGTCGTCACCGGAGTGGGCGGTGTCAACTCTGCCGCGAAAGTCATTGTCATCGGCGTTCCCGACACACCGGACAGCATGGCGCGCCTGTTTCAGGTGCTTTCGCATTCGGGGGTCAACGTCCAGACAATCGTCCAAAATGCTGCAGACTCGGGTTCCAGGCGTTCCGACGTCGCCCTCATAGTCCCCGCAACCCAGGCGGCGCCGGCACTCGCGGTGCTGGATGCTGCCCAAGGGACCATCGGATTCCAGGGCCTGCAGCACGACGGCGAAGTCGGCCGGGTGTCAATCACGGGTGTGGGCATGAGGTCCTCGCCCGACGTCTTTTGCACGTTCCTGTGGACCCTGTCAGAAGCCGGTATCGACCTTGATCTCGTCGAAATTTCGGAGACATACGTTGCGGCCATCACCCGCTCCGAGCGGCTCGAGGACGCCGAACGCGCCGTCCGCCTGGCGTTCGGCGTGGCCCGGGCAGCCGAGGAGACAGCAAGGTCGCGCTCACGTCCTGACAAACACCTTGACGTGGACGGCGACGTCCGCTGGGGCCATGGCCTCCGGGGATTGACGGCCAGCCCCGCATCGAGGGGCAGGTAG